The following are from one region of the Ornithorhynchus anatinus isolate Pmale09 chromosome X1, mOrnAna1.pri.v4, whole genome shotgun sequence genome:
- the TK2 gene encoding thymidine kinase 2, mitochondrial isoform X4, which translates to MYQDASRWGMTLQTYVQLTMLEQHTRPQTSPIRMMERSIHSAKYIFVENLYRSGKMPEVDYVVLTEWFDWIMKNIAVPVDLIVYLQTSPETCYKRLKMRCREEEKVIPMEYLEAIHHLYEEWLIKQSLFKVSSPVLVMEANHDMPEMLEQFEQNWDRILAPKTM; encoded by the exons ATGTATCAAGATGCATCCCGGTGGGGGATGACGCTGCAGACCTATGTGCAGCTGACTATGTTGGAGCAGCACACTCGCCCACAG ACGTCTCCTATCCGAATGATGGAAAGGTCAATCCACAGCGCAAaatacatttttgtagaaaacctATACAGGAG TGGAAAGATGCCAGAGGTAGATTACGTGGTGCTAACGGAATGGTTTGACTGGATTATGAAGAATATCGCTGTCCCGGTTGATTTGATAG TTTATCTCCAGACCTCTCCCGAAACTTGTtacaagagactgaaaatgagatgccgagaggaggagaaggtcatTCCAATG GAATATCTGGAAGCGATCCATCACCTCTACGAGGAGTGGCTCATTAAGCAAAGCCTCTTTAAAGTGTCCTCTCCTGTTCTT GTGATGGAGGCAAACCACGACATGCCAGAAATGTTAGAGCAATTTGAACAGAACTGGGACCGAATACTAGCCCCCAAGACCATGTAG